A section of the Streptomyces sp. NBC_01591 genome encodes:
- the rsmH gene encoding 16S rRNA (cytosine(1402)-N(4))-methyltransferase RsmH, producing MSQTRHVPVMLQRCLDLLAPALEAPGPQAPVVVDCTLGLGGHSEALLSAFPSVRLIGLDRDKEALRLSGERLAPYGDRATLVHAVYDELPEVLDRLGIPKVQGVLFDLGVSSMQLDEADRGFAYAQDAPLDMRMDQTTGIGAAEVLNTYPPGELVRILRAYGEEKQAKRIVSAIVREREKEPFSNSARLVELIRDSLPQAAKRTGGNPAKRTFQALRIEVNGELTVLERAIPAAVQSLAVGGRIAVLSYHSLEDRLVKQVFAAGAATTAPPGLPVVPERYQPRLKLLTRGAELPTEEEVAENRRAAPARLRGAQRIREEER from the coding sequence ATGAGCCAGACCCGACACGTCCCGGTGATGCTCCAGCGGTGCCTGGACCTGTTGGCCCCGGCTCTGGAGGCGCCGGGCCCGCAGGCGCCCGTGGTCGTCGACTGCACCCTCGGCCTCGGCGGGCACAGTGAGGCGCTGCTCTCCGCCTTCCCGTCCGTACGGCTGATCGGACTGGACCGGGACAAGGAGGCGCTGCGGCTCTCCGGCGAGCGGCTCGCCCCGTACGGCGACCGGGCCACTCTGGTGCACGCGGTCTACGACGAACTGCCCGAGGTGCTCGACAGGCTCGGCATCCCGAAGGTCCAGGGCGTCCTCTTCGACCTCGGCGTCTCCTCCATGCAGCTGGACGAGGCCGACCGCGGATTCGCGTACGCCCAGGACGCCCCGCTCGACATGCGCATGGACCAGACGACCGGCATCGGCGCGGCCGAGGTGCTCAACACCTATCCGCCGGGTGAACTGGTCCGGATCCTGCGGGCGTACGGCGAGGAGAAGCAGGCCAAGCGGATCGTCTCCGCGATCGTGCGGGAGCGCGAGAAGGAGCCGTTCAGCAACAGCGCCCGTCTCGTCGAGCTGATCCGCGACTCGCTGCCCCAGGCCGCCAAGCGCACCGGTGGCAACCCCGCCAAGCGGACCTTCCAGGCGCTGCGCATCGAGGTCAACGGCGAGCTCACCGTACTGGAGCGGGCCATTCCGGCCGCCGTGCAGAGCCTCGCGGTCGGCGGCCGGATCGCCGTCCTCTCGTACCACTCGCTGGAGGACCGGCTGGTCAAGCAGGTGTTCGCGGCGGGCGCCGCCACCACGGCGCCGCCCGGACTGCCGGTCGTCCCGGAGCGCTACCAGCCCCGGCTGAAGCTGCTGACCCGCGGCGCGGAACTGCCCACGGAGGAGGAGGTCGCCGAGAACCGGCGCGCCGCCCCCGCCCGGCTGCGCGGCGCCCAGCGGATCCGCGAGGAGGAACGATGA
- a CDS encoding beta-class carbonic anhydrase, with the protein MSTSAHSPVRSSATAADQARTGCTVTDRLVEANVRYAAEFEDPGMDAKPVLRVAVVACMDARLDLHDALGLALGDCHTIRNAGGVVTDDVIRSLTISQRALGTRSVILIHHTNCGLESITEEFRQELEVEVGQRPVWAVEAYKDADQDVRQSMQRVRTSPFLLHTDDVRGFVFDVTSGLLREILPTS; encoded by the coding sequence ATGTCGACTTCCGCGCACTCCCCCGTCCGGTCCTCCGCGACCGCCGCCGACCAGGCCCGCACCGGGTGCACGGTCACCGATCGCCTGGTCGAGGCGAACGTCCGGTACGCCGCCGAATTCGAAGACCCGGGCATGGACGCCAAGCCGGTGCTGCGCGTCGCCGTGGTCGCCTGCATGGACGCCCGGCTCGACCTGCACGACGCGCTCGGCCTGGCGCTCGGCGACTGCCACACCATCCGCAACGCGGGCGGCGTGGTCACCGACGACGTGATCCGTTCGCTGACCATCAGCCAGCGGGCCCTCGGCACGCGCAGCGTCATACTGATCCACCACACCAACTGCGGCCTGGAATCGATCACCGAGGAATTCCGCCAGGAGCTGGAGGTGGAGGTCGGCCAGCGTCCGGTCTGGGCGGTCGAGGCGTACAAGGACGCCGACCAGGACGTACGGCAGTCGATGCAGCGCGTGCGCACCTCGCCGTTCCTGCTGCACACCGACGACGTCCGCGGCTTCGTCTTCGATGTGACCAGCGGCCTGCTGCGGGAGATCCTCCCCACCTCCTGA
- a CDS encoding AAA family ATPase: protein MTTYDDRASLTDLTTTAERVRRSVESVIEGKPEVVRLSLTVLLAEGHLLIEDVPGVGKTMLAKALARSIDCSVRRIQFTPDLLPSDITGVSIFDQQRRDFEFKPGAIFAQIVIGDEINRASPKTQSALLESMEERQVTIDGHSYELPDPFMVVATQNPVEMEGTYPLPEAQRDRFMARVSIGYPSAEAELQMLDVHGGLSPLDDLQPVAHAHDIVKLIDAVRTVHVADAVRRYAVELVGATRSHPDLRLGASPRATLHLLRAAKASAALSGRDYCLPDDVQALAVAVLAHRLLPTAQAQLNRRTAEQVVQEILQQTPVPTAGGGAAQVQPQHQPGRPAYGRQQPGARRV from the coding sequence GTGACGACCTATGACGATCGAGCGAGCCTCACAGATCTGACCACGACCGCGGAGCGGGTGCGCAGGTCGGTGGAGAGTGTGATCGAGGGCAAGCCTGAGGTCGTACGGCTTTCGCTGACCGTGCTGCTGGCTGAGGGGCACCTCCTCATCGAGGATGTCCCCGGGGTCGGCAAGACGATGCTGGCCAAGGCGCTGGCGCGGTCCATCGACTGCTCGGTGCGGCGCATTCAGTTCACACCGGACCTGCTGCCTTCGGACATCACCGGTGTGTCCATCTTCGACCAGCAGCGGCGCGACTTCGAATTCAAACCGGGCGCGATCTTCGCCCAGATCGTGATCGGCGACGAGATCAACCGTGCCTCGCCGAAGACCCAGTCGGCGCTGCTGGAGTCCATGGAGGAGCGCCAGGTCACCATCGACGGGCACAGCTACGAGCTGCCCGATCCGTTCATGGTGGTGGCCACCCAGAACCCGGTGGAGATGGAAGGCACCTATCCGCTGCCCGAGGCCCAGCGCGACCGGTTCATGGCGCGGGTGTCGATCGGCTATCCGAGCGCGGAGGCCGAGCTGCAGATGCTCGATGTGCACGGCGGCCTCTCGCCGCTCGACGACCTCCAGCCGGTGGCGCACGCACACGACATCGTGAAGCTGATCGACGCGGTACGGACGGTCCATGTGGCCGACGCCGTGCGGCGGTACGCGGTGGAGCTCGTCGGGGCCACCCGCAGCCATCCCGATCTCCGGCTCGGCGCCTCGCCGCGGGCCACCCTGCATCTGCTGCGCGCCGCGAAGGCCTCTGCGGCGCTGAGCGGCCGGGACTACTGCCTGCCGGACGATGTGCAGGCGCTGGCGGTCGCGGTGCTCGCGCACCGGCTGCTGCCGACGGCACAGGCCCAGCTGAACCGTCGTACCGCCGAGCAGGTCGTGCAGGAGATCCTCCAGCAGACACCGGTTCCGACCGCCGGTGGCGGCGCCGCCCAGGTGCAGCCGCAGCATCAGCCGGGCCGTCCGGCGTACGGCCGGCAGCAGCCCGGCGCACGGCGGGTGTGA